A region of the Falco biarmicus isolate bFalBia1 chromosome 10, bFalBia1.pri, whole genome shotgun sequence genome:
TGACCTGCTGCTGAGATGCCCTTTTGTAGATACAGAACGACATCTCTGACCGAGCCTTTGCACTCAGAAGAAAGCAGTAGTGATGGAGGGATGCTGAGCAGTCTGGAGAGGATAAAGGGAAGCAGACTGTCTGGTATGCTGACATAGTGCTCTGAATATTTGGCTCCTAAATGGAGAAATTATTACAAACTGAATCACAGGACCCCAGGCTGCTGAATTACTTTAAATGCATCTGCTACAGTTTCCATTCTAGAAGACTTAAAGAATTGCTGTCTTTCACCAATAAGTTGAAACATCATTAGCCTTTaatgaattgatttttttttccttccaaaatgtCACAGTTGTTTGTTATGGAACACAAGGAAGAGTGAGAATGTATATTCTCATAGTTGATTGCTGGCTATTACTGTTATAAATTACCTAATAATGTTCTTTACCAATTTGAGGCAGCTATGTGGAGTGAAGGGGAGCCCATATGAGATCATGAAAGATATTTAGCTTAAGAACCTGCCAAAACCAGCAAGGATGCCACAAGAACACTGTTATTAGCTAAATCCACCTGATCGTAGAGAGTGAGCGATGAAGGTGTTTATTAAAGTCTATTAAAGTCAATAGAAGATTTCCACTGATTTCCACAGGGGCCTGAACTGGATCACGAGGAaggctgtgtttttgtttttccctgccTTTATGTGTATTAAAGGAATGCCACATGTGAATTGTGTTATGAAAACACTGCAGCCATTTCAGGAGTCCCGTATTTCAGATGATGATTTAGTCTCTAAGGATTTCCTGGATAGACGTTAAGTGTGTATATACCATGCAAcaattgtaatattttttttcatttcactgaaaaatcttGCAGAAATGATTaaagcttcctttttcttctgggaGAGGGATTTAGCCATCTGCTGGCCATCTGCATATCATCTGAAAAGTTTCCCAGTGAAATCTTTGTTTTACCTCAGAAAGCAATCTGCGTGCATCACAAATCTCACAAGGGCACTCAGAGTGATGGATTGCTCCTTCAGGCTGCTGGGTGTgtctctgctctggtgctgctgctccagatgGGGACGGTCTCCTGTGGGTCCCATGTCACATGTGCCAGCCTTGCACGGGTGCTCCTGATGTCCCTCATGGCACTGGGCACTCACGCTGATGAATGGGGCCTTTTGGGAAGGTCAGTTCCCAGGGGGCAAACTTCCATATCCCTCTCCTTAGCTCCTTCAAATATAATTGtgccagaagcagaaaataccCGCCTTGATTCTGGAGGACCAGAAAAACCTGAACTAACCCGGTGTGCCAGATTGACATTTGGGTGTCTTGGCCCCTGGATCAGGGTGAtttgctggggaaggggaagaaaaccccACCAAATCCTCTCGAGGTATAAAACTTCCCTTGCTGTTGCTGTATGGAAATCGCCAAGCAgggtcctgctgccagcagggtcctcaagctgctgctgggtctGAAGGAACTGAGAGCATCGTTACAGCTTGTTGGGTCGGCCCCCAGCAGAGCATCTCAGCATCTCTTGTCTGGAGCTTGCTGGGGCGGGcgttgtcttttttttgttgtgttcaGGAATGACATTAAACATGTTACGAGTGTTGGGATGTCACAACGGGTCCTGTAGCTGGCTGAGTGACTGACTTGGATGAGGAGCCACAggattttgcttcctttttacAGCCTGAAGGAGCTACCAAGAGTGAGGCAGGTCTGCTGTGTGTGTTCCCGTGCTTTGCGCCATACTGGCACTGATGGACTGGAGCTGATGATGCCATTGAAAAATACTTAGTGGAGTCTGGATACTGGCAAAAGGAGAGGTGAAATGGCTCCAAGTGGAGTTTGTGCGACCAGAGATGGAAGCAGTGCTGGCGGAGGGCCAAGGCGGAGCGCTGCCTGTGTGTGGGCACACCTGTGATGCCCCCAGCTGCATTACTATGACTTGCTAACTGTAGCCTTCAGCAGCCTGGGGGATGGCACTCGTTGCCTTTGGTGGGCTGCCCATCAAAAGCAAGATGGGACTTTGTCTCATCCCCACAGTTAGAAAAGCATGCAGTGGTTTGCATCTGACatgggaagaaattatttcttttcaactgTTAAATGTACTACAATAGATCTAAGGTTATGGTTCTGTTTGGAAATGAGCAGCTGTTTGCTGggcattttcatttctggaagTGAGGTGTCTGGCCGAGCTGTTTCAGgtattgcagcagcagctgggatttGCAGTGCAGTGAGCACAGTGGGCCATCCCACGTGTTTCCTTCTGCACGTCATATTGCTGTGTGGGGCAGGCTGTCCAGAAGGGCAACAGTTCAGAGCTCAGaagtagacagaaaaaaatgtgaagtgctcatttttttccccagcccttATTCTGCAACTCAGATTCATGTCTTTCTGAGTTAAATAGGATGCTGGATGTGAACAAATGCTGAATTGGTCTATTTATGTGTTTATAGAGTCACTTCTGGCTATAGAATGGTCTAATTCAACTTGAAATGccttggaaaatgttttgatttaatgtttttttgcaTTGGTCTTGGATGTCATCTATATGTCTACACCTATACAGTGAGTGACCTCAAGACTGCAGCATCTCATGAACAGTTTCCCCCACAACACTCCGAGAAGCGTTTGCTGTAGACTAAGATGATGTGACTTTTGCAGTGTAAAATAGAGCTCCCACAGAGTCAGCTTTGGGCATAGCATGTACAAGCTTTTTCTTGGCTCCTCAGTTTGATTATACAACTCTCCATCTGGTTCTCCCATAATTCATTTCATCATGAAGTTAGCACTATCTCTGCATCTCAAAGGACTTCACTGGATCTTTCATCACCCTCAGCCAAAGCAGCATCACAGGTACTATTGGCTCATCTATAAAACTtggaaaaagttgttttctaCCTTTCATCAGATCTTTCTTTCTGTGAGAATATCCTGAAGACTGGTATGgggagttggttttttttccttctggagtCTCATAGAAAGTTGCAGTAATTAGCTTGGGAAACTGTGAGGTGTTTAGAGCTGGTTTGATATAGTCATCGAGATGTTAATTGGACCATTTGCTTTATCCATCAGATAaacttggatattttttttttttgttatggtCTAAGTGTGAAAGTAAGCAATCAAGCCAGGACTTTGGATGGGAAAATACAGTATCTGTTTTAAATTCACACAAGGTAAGCAGTATTTGGAGAAGCTAATAGTGATTTATTTGTGCTTAATCCTACTAAGAAGTAATTAGGGTAAAATTTCCCCTAGTCTCTAGGAGCAAAATGACTGTCGTGGAGCTTTACCGGTCTGTCTTTAAGCTTGAATTCCAGTAAGTTTTCAGTGGAGACACTTAGGTATGTGACAACTAAAAATTAAGCACTCCGTCTTTGTCATGTGTATGTTTTATCGTCTGTGCACTGGTGACACTTCAGGTACGTCCCTTAGGGAACTCTTATGCTTACAAACAGCTCCTCGACAGCAATATCTGTTCAAACAAAATACAGGAAGCGAGTATTAGGTGTACATGTTTTACTGatttctgtatcttaaaaaaacctcaagcaaCATGATCATTACCCAGAAAAGTAAAGTCGTTAAGGCTAATAACCATTTCAGAGTATGTGATTATATATATTCTTTGGTGTGATAGATAAATGGCAAAGAAAGCATAACTCCTTTCTAATAAATTCCAGTTACGTAGAAGGCTTATCAATAAACCAAATTACTCAAAATGCACTACATATAAATGCTATACCAAAAAGTATGTGCTTATGTGTTGAAAAGCAAATACCCTCACTGTCGTGTGAAAGgatctttccctttccctcatTGCGGCCATGCAGCACCCGGTGCTCGGTGCTCGGTGGCTCTGccttccccgccccccgcccccagctcCTCGCTGTGGGCTCggcccttcccctcccagccgACAGCCCCGAGCTGTGGCCACGTCTTCATTAATGCCCTGGGTGACGAGGGGGAGCATGCCCTCAGCACCTGCAGGTGACACACAACCGCGAGGAGCGGCCGACGCGCCAGAGGGACGTGCCGCCGGCCGGGGCTGTGAGGGTCTGGAGAAAGTCCGGCAGGACCCTCCGGCAGCTCGAGGAGGAGGAGACGCAGCCCTGCACCTGGGCAGGAGTGACCCCGGTCCCCTGGCCGGGAGGCAGCTTGGCGGGGAGGGACCTGGGGCTCCTGGCGACACCAGCTGAACGCGACCGCAGGCGGTGTCTGGCTGCGACAGGAAGACTCTTGCCAGCGGGTCAGGGAGATGATCCTTCCCCGCTGCTCaccactggtgaggctgcacctggagtgctgtgtccagtttgGGGCTCCCCAGCAGAAGAGACGTGGACACGCTGGAGAGAGTCAAACAttgggaaacttttttttaatagtgagggtgactgagcactgtcacaggctgcctggggaggctggggggctcCTCCTCGGAGGTATTccaaagctgtctggacatggcCCTGGGCaagtggccctgcttgagcaggggttggaccagatgacttTCAGAGTTCCTGCCAGCCTCAACCATTCTGGGATTCTGCAAAGCTGGAGTGGGAGCTGCTGTCTAGAGAACAGCTGTCTCTTTGATTTCTggctctccttccttccctttcttctccttctgctcCCCTCCACCCTGGTAAAATATAAATTTCTCATCAGTTGGtaagaaaatggtattttttccaTATGAGTTGTTGTTGTGTGATTATTGATATGATTTTAGTATGAACCAACAACAACTTCTCATAGTTACAAGAGTTTGGAAACAACTTGATGGGAACCTAAATCTTCACCTAGTAAAAGAAGCGGCCCAATTCTGTTTCCTAAGCCCATTGTAATGTATCATTTTCCCTTCTCATCCTCTTTTTATCATAATGGAATGGCTCACAGGTTCCTGAGCCAGGATATCTGATTAAAAGACATATACGTTTAAAAGAATGCAAGCTTGCATCATATCTGACAActgatgtattttataaaagatGAGTAACACAATGACATCCTGTCCTTATTTGGGCCCTTTTGTAGATTAATCTGTCATCTGTATACATCTCTAAGATGAACAAACATTTCTGTCAAAGTTTGAGCTATGTTTTGAGCTCTGAGGTTTGGGCTGATtattattagaagaaaaaaaccttcatcTGGCTTGAGCCTTTTTGGAGTGTCATCTGTGTCATCTTTGCCTGCCTGCCTAGAAGATTTTTATAGCCTTCAGCCATGTTtagaaataaatcagtaaagaattttcttctcaattaGACATGCAGAGAGCATTAGAAAATTCAGGATTGGGATTAGAAAATTAATGGTTAGAAAATATCTGATTGTGAAAGCTGAAGATCTTTGGTGTGGACATGGGTGCAGCCATCTGGTTGGCAGGTGGAGTGAACATGGAGGATGCAGTTTTAGCCCTGGGGGTGCACGCGGCTCCTGTGGACACTGGCAATAGCAGTGGGATGAAGGGAAAATACTAAAACCAAGAAAGgcccacagaagaaaaaagtgtagAAGATGGGGGCAAGGAACATTGTGGATACAGAGCAGAGGAGGTAAGAAGTAAAAGCTGGAGTTTGGCAGATGAAGAGTCTTCGATGTTGGGGACAGCTTCTGGGTCTGctccccccggctcccccgTGAGCACGCACCCCGCTGCTGGCAGTGTAACCACAGGTTCCTTCCTGTGCCATCTCGGGTATCTCAAGGGTAAGGCAGAGAGCTTCAAGAACAAGAGAAAGATGTCTTCTAGACACCTGTTTGCTTCACCTGTACCTCTAGAGCTGTTTATGAGCCTTGGAGGATTGGTATGGCGTTCGGTAAGTTTTTTGCTCCCTCTGGGCGCGGGTTGCATGCAGCACATGGAGGCTGCCAGCTGGATTCATGCTTGGGGTAGGTGCTGGGAGTTGCCCGTAGTAAGAATGGGCGGGGAAAGACAGACTGATTGTAATGGCCTTCTTCAAGAGTACATGTGGGATACACATTCATTTTTTGCtgatctttcctttcttcctcaaaGTCCTGAATCCGTGTTCCTGTGGGAAGCCAGTTAACCCTGAAGCCTGCGTTTTCAGTGTGATGTTTTGGcggtgctgggagctggtgctgggagctggtgctGTGTGGTCCCTGTGGCAAACCCAGGCTCGTGTCCTTCACTTCACTGCTCTAGTGAGGCTGTTTGCGTGCCATTGGCACAGGTTTTTTAGTGCTGGTTAGGCAATGCTGCAGTCTGTGGTTAATGCAAtccttaaaaaacccacaaaaacaaacacccaaaaTCCCAATCAAAcaagaaacccccaaaccaacaggAACCAAGAATTCTTCTTAAAATGTAGGtcagttttgctgaaaattCCTCTTCAATGTCTATCTCCTTGGTTGTCTGCTCCCTCAAAAAACTTCCTATCTATGGTAGCATTAaccccatgaaaaaaaattgccattgtttgtttggttttaagaGGGGCAAATCCAAGCCTCCAGCTTCAAAGCTCTCTACTTTCATTGCTATACACATGGGGCAGTTTGCAATATATGCTTGAGAAACTAAGAAAGACAGAAGCCTTATTGCGTTCCCAGTTTGGCTTAGCACTTTGGGTTTAACATTAGACATTGGCAGATGGTCTGAAAAATACGGCATTTGCACAAAGCACAGTAGTTACAACATGAATTCAAGTGCGGTTTGCAGGTTTTGAAGTTTGGCACACAGTCAGCAGCTGGTGTGGGCCTTGGTTTTGGAGATATCTTCAGCTCAGcatttttctagaagaaaacaCATGGAAATTCACATAAAGGTGACATGGGTGTGGGTCAGGATAAAGCATAGGTGCAATGAAAGCAAACTGTGAGAGGAGCTGGCTGGAGATGAGCAGGCGGTTGCCAGCAGTGAGACCTGTGTTAGCAGCAGTGCAGAGGTGTGGTGGGACTGGATCACGGGAAACGCTGGCTGGGGACCAACCTCCTGAACAACATGGTAAACCTCCTGAGCCCCCCGTTCTGAGCAGTTGGAAACGTGACTGGCTAGAGCATTGGGAAATGCTCTGTAGGGAAGCATGTGGCAGCAGTGAAGGAAGGGATGGAAGAATCTGCAAAGGTAATGACGTTACAAGTAACATAAAGTAAGGAATTACTCTTGGATCCCCAGacttttcaaaggaaagagTGAAGCCTCCCTACCAATCTGTTGGAGCTACTGTTGGAGCTCGGTAACTCTGTGCCACCAGATTTGTGCACGGGAATTAACTACAGACACGGGTAAGTGAGCTGAAGAAGATCTCTCAGCCTACCCAGGGAGTGCCACTCATCTGTCCGTGCTTTGGAAAGGTGGAAAACTTGGGGTTGGTCAGCGTGTGCCTGGGACCAGGGGAGATCGCTGCAGCCCTCCAGCCACAGGCACCCTACACTTCAGCTCGGGAGTTCCTCAGGAGTTTCAGTTTTAAGGTAAAGTGTTAAGTGGTCTCTAAGTGCTTTAGGAGCCTTTAAGCCAAAATACTTTGGCAAAGTTTGGTCACAAGAATATCCTGCTTTGAGCTGAAGGAACTAAATGGAACTAAATGACATCCTTTTGAGCCTGGGTCATCCCAGGAGTTCAGGAAGTGTTTCTAGGAGGGTTATTGGCACAGGGAGTcaattagaaaggaaaaggatCTTGAAACGTTTCTGCTTGCAGCAGTGACTGGTTTGGCTATAAATGGCTATcacaacacattaaaaataaagtaaaaatgctattttctaCTCTTCTAGGCAATCTCTGAAGTACTGGACCCTGTAATACTTTACATTCGAGACCTATGGGTAACGTCACATTGAGGAAATCCATCAATCTGAATTTACTGATCTGGTAAAATCATTAGCTAACATTTTCAACCAAGTACCAGCTTCTTTGTATGCCTCTGCTTTAATGTTTCAGCACCTGCAGTTAAAACCCAGCAGACAGAAAGCCTGTGcccctgggctgcagagccTGAGGGTGAACCCACACAGTGCGGCTGGGAATGGTCCCTCTTTATGGCAGATGCCTCGATAaatttacaaataattaaatcaGCTCAAGGTTAAAGTAACTTTTGTGTAAAAGAGGTCTGTAAAAACCAAAAGCGAAATCATACCCAAGACGACCcttcaaacccaaacaaccaccTCTGAGTAATCTAAGATcacacagttttctttccacCATTAAtgttttgcatctgtttttacagtatttaGAGCTTCAAATTGTATGTCAATTATTTAAATTGGGGTATGGCAGTAAAAGCCTTGCAAATGAGCACACTGAGGAAAACTGCAGAAGTAAGAAACCGCTCTAATTCAGCAGAGTTCTCTGAACAGCCACCTACCTTGGAGGATTTCTTGTTCTCTGCCTCTTTCCTGCTGACTTTCTGGGATCTTTTAGTTAAGTCTTCAAAGAGAAGAGCACAACATAATATTAAATCAATTTTACATCATGTGTTATTTAATTGAGATGCTTAATAGTATTTTTGTGGGAGAGAAGGCAGACaacctgcacagccaccttgtCACCACGCACGTCGCCTCTAGGAGGTGACCCCCCTGCACCAGCGGGTCCAGACGCACGTGGGCAGGGGGCTCGGCGAGGCAgaggggtgctggtggcagggctcTGGAAGGGCTTTTTCACACATTGTTTGGTCAGGTGtgagcaagaaaaataatttcagagaaataaaattaaaggtCTCTGTATAAAAGGTAGGGTTACTTATGCACATTAGTCACAtgaataaaaatgggaaaaaccTTTAgaatcctgtattttttttcctcttaatagGTGGTGTTACCTGCATAGTTTTGCAGGCATTAATGAGCGTACGCTGGTTTTCGCAAGCAAAAACCTCTTTGCTGATTTGGCATAAACTCTTCATCTGTATGATCCCacctttccttcttcattttGGTCCTTTTTCACCCACCGCCTTGTTTTACAGAACATGACTTGCAAAGGCGTTTCATTAGTGTGCCTGTAGCTTTGGAAGGTTTGTGAATATTTGTAGAGTTGAATCTTGGATCTGGTAAATTTAGCGTGTGTGTGTTCAGATTATGCCCgatgtaacttctttttttctttagatcaAATCGCTAATATTTGTGAACTTCCTCCTATTATCCCTTGAAGGCTAATAGCATTTACTGCAGTTGTTATTGTCATTATTATCATTCCAACTCTAACGCTGTTTATTACTACGTATAAACTCCGTGACTAAGACTTCTCTTGGGATCAACCCTGCAAGACTGTTCAAGTG
Encoded here:
- the ASIP gene encoding agouti-signaling protein isoform X2 yields the protein MESKNLFLSLLLCYSLLRAAASHMVIEEKTECSLSKSNKMHLSDLPPISIVDLTKRSQKVSRKEAENKKSSKKNAELKISPKPRPTPAADCVPNFKTCKPHLNSCCNYCALCKCRIFQTICQCLMLNPKC
- the ASIP gene encoding agouti-signaling protein isoform X1; the encoded protein is MEFFLHRMESKNLFLSLLLCYSLLRAAASHMVIEEKTECSLSKSNKMHLSDLPPISIVDLTKRSQKVSRKEAENKKSSKKNAELKISPKPRPTPAADCVPNFKTCKPHLNSCCNYCALCKCRIFQTICQCLMLNPKC